Proteins encoded together in one Chloroflexota bacterium window:
- a CDS encoding FAD-dependent oxidoreductase produces MTSAPIRIVILGGGFGGVTVAQQLEKLLPGLSRPVEVTLISQSNYLLFVPMLPSAAAAGVELTHILSPLRELLKQTRIRVETVESVDLAAKTVTTTHPTSHREQILPWDHLVVALGNVVDLARLPGVAQHGLPIKTIGDALQIRNRALEMLEAAENTDDPDERRRMLTFVVAGGGYSGVEMAAELNDYLREVERKSYPVIQANDVRVILLHSGKRILPEISESLAQFAHKKLTERGVEVQLGARLASATAEQVTLEGGEKIDAHTLIVAIGSSPNPVVQGLRLPMERGRLKVDTTMRAADGLPVWALGDCAAVPHPTKSGESSPPTAQFALRQGKTLAQNVVATIQGKRPKRFAFKGLGEMVSLGNGAAVAELLGRVKLAGPLAWIMWRTFYLMRLPTMERRVRVWLDWNLDRLFSRDLVQLRVQRSERVTHAHYEPGQPIIRQGDLADAFYVIVKGSVEVVREEDGEETVLARLTDGDSFGELGLLQHRRRTATVRAVDPVDVIVLGRSDFDLLAGTWKHLGQSLDDIARARSNPRDALGADAPDDIITP; encoded by the coding sequence GTGACCAGCGCGCCGATTCGCATTGTGATCCTCGGGGGAGGGTTCGGCGGCGTCACCGTCGCGCAGCAGCTTGAGAAGCTCCTGCCCGGCCTCAGCCGGCCCGTCGAGGTCACCCTGATCAGCCAGTCGAACTACCTGCTGTTCGTGCCGATGCTCCCGTCGGCGGCGGCGGCGGGCGTCGAGCTGACCCACATTCTCAGCCCCCTGCGCGAGCTGCTCAAGCAGACCCGCATCCGCGTCGAGACGGTCGAGTCCGTCGATCTGGCCGCGAAGACGGTCACCACGACCCACCCGACCAGCCACCGCGAGCAGATCCTCCCCTGGGATCATCTCGTGGTGGCGCTCGGGAACGTCGTGGACCTTGCGCGGCTGCCGGGCGTGGCCCAGCATGGCCTGCCGATCAAGACCATCGGCGATGCGCTCCAGATCCGCAATCGGGCGTTGGAGATGCTGGAGGCCGCCGAGAACACGGACGATCCTGACGAGCGCCGCCGGATGCTGACGTTTGTCGTGGCCGGCGGCGGCTACTCCGGCGTCGAGATGGCCGCCGAGCTGAACGACTACCTCCGTGAGGTCGAGCGCAAGAGCTACCCGGTCATCCAGGCCAACGACGTGCGGGTCATCCTGCTGCACTCCGGCAAGCGCATCCTCCCCGAGATCTCGGAGAGCCTTGCCCAGTTCGCGCACAAGAAGTTGACCGAGCGCGGCGTCGAGGTCCAACTGGGGGCGCGGCTGGCCTCGGCCACCGCCGAGCAGGTGACCCTCGAAGGTGGTGAGAAGATCGATGCCCACACGCTGATCGTGGCGATTGGCTCGTCGCCGAACCCGGTCGTGCAGGGGCTTCGGCTGCCGATGGAGCGGGGCCGCCTCAAGGTGGACACGACGATGCGGGCAGCAGACGGGCTGCCGGTCTGGGCGCTCGGGGACTGCGCGGCGGTCCCCCACCCGACGAAGTCCGGCGAGTCCTCGCCGCCGACGGCCCAGTTTGCGCTGCGGCAGGGCAAGACGCTGGCCCAGAACGTCGTGGCGACGATCCAGGGGAAGCGCCCGAAGCGGTTCGCCTTCAAGGGGCTGGGCGAGATGGTCTCGCTCGGGAACGGCGCGGCGGTCGCGGAGCTGCTGGGGCGCGTCAAGCTGGCCGGGCCGCTCGCCTGGATCATGTGGCGGACGTTCTACCTGATGCGCCTGCCGACGATGGAGCGGCGCGTCCGGGTGTGGCTCGACTGGAACCTGGACCGGCTGTTCTCGCGGGATCTGGTGCAGCTCCGGGTCCAGCGCTCCGAGCGGGTCACCCACGCCCACTACGAGCCGGGCCAGCCGATCATCCGCCAGGGCGACCTTGCCGATGCGTTCTACGTCATCGTCAAGGGGAGCGTGGAGGTCGTCCGCGAGGAGGACGGCGAGGAGACGGTCCTGGCCCGTCTGACCGATGGCGACTCGTTCGGCGAGCTGGGACTGCTCCAGCATCGGCGGCGGACGGCCACCGTGCGGGCCGTCGATCCCGTCGACGTGATCGTGCTCGGCCGCTCGGACTTCGACCTGCTGGCCGGCACCTGGAAGCATCTCGGGCAGAGCCTGGATGACATCGCCCGGGCGCGCAGCAATCCACGCGATGCGCTCGGCGCGGACGCCCCGGACGACATCATCACGCCGTAG
- a CDS encoding amidase: MSAQPLPGLPATDALTDLDLKGVSETIRARRVSSVEATQAYLDRIAQFDGVLQGYITVTAERALAQARQADAELARGERRGPLHGVPVALKDLIAVKGVRLTGGSQVFAHHIAEEDSPIVTKLDEAGAVMLGKLTMHEFAFGRAATDGSLTDGPFPTGRNPWNVERVTGGSSSGSGVAASAGLCAGALGSDTGGSIRGPAALCGLVGHKPSYGLVTRRNVLPQCWGLDHVGPMTRSVWDAAVLLQAIARYDPGDASSSNTRPPSYTRELENGVRGMTFGVLRRFYLDWPGIDPDVKAATYAAYAELERQGARLVEVDAPTLDQAQGIWGALLAEMYEYHRDLLREQPEHYRRPTRLLMLASALTPAGDFVRAQRLRARLGREIAGLLREVDALLFPGQAEPATPFPADPTPVELVRAASRYTNIWNLVGLPACVLPSGFSREGLPISLQIVGRPFDDATVLRIARAYERVTPWHTRRPNPAGWTPRA, encoded by the coding sequence ATGAGCGCCCAACCGCTACCCGGTCTCCCCGCCACCGACGCCCTGACCGACCTCGACCTCAAAGGTGTCTCGGAGACGATCCGCGCGCGGCGGGTCTCGTCCGTCGAGGCGACGCAGGCGTACCTGGACCGCATCGCCCAGTTCGATGGCGTCCTCCAGGGCTACATCACCGTCACCGCCGAGCGGGCACTGGCCCAGGCCCGGCAGGCCGACGCCGAGCTTGCCCGGGGCGAGCGCCGGGGGCCGCTCCACGGCGTCCCGGTCGCCCTCAAAGACCTCATCGCCGTCAAGGGCGTGCGCCTGACCGGCGGCTCGCAGGTCTTCGCCCACCACATCGCCGAAGAAGACTCGCCCATCGTCACGAAGCTGGACGAGGCCGGGGCGGTGATGCTCGGCAAGCTCACCATGCACGAGTTCGCGTTTGGGCGGGCGGCCACCGACGGCTCGCTGACGGACGGCCCCTTCCCGACGGGCCGTAACCCCTGGAACGTCGAGCGGGTGACGGGCGGCTCGTCCTCCGGCTCGGGGGTGGCGGCGTCGGCCGGCCTCTGCGCGGGTGCGCTCGGCTCGGACACCGGCGGCTCGATCCGTGGGCCGGCCGCCTTGTGCGGCCTCGTCGGGCACAAGCCGTCGTACGGGCTGGTCACGCGGCGCAACGTGCTGCCCCAGTGCTGGGGACTGGATCACGTCGGACCGATGACCAGGAGCGTCTGGGACGCGGCGGTCCTCCTCCAGGCCATCGCCCGCTACGATCCTGGCGACGCCTCATCCTCCAACACGCGGCCTCCCAGCTACACCCGCGAGCTGGAGAACGGCGTTCGCGGCATGACGTTCGGCGTGCTGCGCCGCTTCTACCTGGACTGGCCGGGCATCGACCCCGACGTGAAAGCGGCCACCTACGCGGCCTACGCCGAGCTTGAGCGGCAGGGCGCCCGGCTGGTGGAGGTGGATGCGCCGACGCTCGACCAGGCGCAGGGCATCTGGGGCGCGCTGCTGGCCGAGATGTACGAGTACCACCGCGACCTGCTCCGCGAGCAGCCGGAGCACTACCGCCGGCCGACACGCCTGCTGATGCTGGCCAGCGCCCTCACACCAGCCGGGGACTTCGTGCGGGCGCAGCGGCTGCGGGCGCGGCTGGGGCGGGAGATCGCCGGGCTGCTGCGGGAGGTCGATGCGCTGCTCTTCCCGGGGCAGGCCGAGCCGGCCACTCCCTTCCCGGCCGATCCGACCCCGGTCGAGCTGGTGCGCGCGGCCTCGCGCTACACCAACATCTGGAACCTCGTCGGGCTGCCGGCCTGCGTGCTGCCGAGCGGGTTCAGCCGCGAGGGCCTGCCGATCTCCCTGCAGATCGTCGGGCGGCCGTTCGACGACGCGACGGTGCTGCGGATCGCGCGGGCCTACGAGCGGGTCACCCCCTGGCACACCCGCCGCCCAAACCCGGCCGGCTGGACCCCGCGGGCCTGA
- a CDS encoding haloacid dehalogenase type II: MTNDPLASVTTAMFDFYGTVVDMQRGLTEAIAPYLQAKGSSLDPGRVVTWWRRTHFEASMIDALLHREHTPYRQIGFQAVDYTLERAGIPHTPDEVAALVSAIERLKPFPDVVAALSLLKQHGLKLVILSNGDPDMLERGVAYSGTAHLFDHVISVAEAGSFKPHVATYRTACERVHVRPEQVAFVANHTFDCVGAKAFGMRAVFVDRRKRPFGNTTYPPDLIVADFQELASRLTGAG; encoded by the coding sequence ATGACCAACGATCCGCTCGCGAGCGTCACGACCGCCATGTTCGACTTCTACGGCACCGTCGTCGATATGCAGCGCGGCCTGACCGAGGCGATCGCGCCGTACCTCCAGGCCAAAGGCTCGTCGCTCGACCCGGGCCGCGTCGTGACGTGGTGGCGGCGCACCCACTTCGAGGCCTCGATGATCGACGCCCTGCTCCACCGCGAGCACACGCCGTACCGGCAGATCGGGTTCCAGGCCGTGGACTACACCCTCGAACGGGCCGGCATCCCGCACACGCCCGACGAGGTCGCCGCGCTGGTGAGCGCCATCGAGCGGCTCAAGCCGTTCCCGGATGTCGTGGCGGCGCTCTCCCTGCTGAAGCAGCACGGCCTGAAGCTCGTCATCCTCTCCAACGGCGATCCCGACATGCTCGAACGGGGGGTGGCCTACTCGGGGACGGCCCACCTGTTCGACCATGTCATCTCGGTGGCCGAGGCGGGCAGCTTCAAGCCGCACGTCGCCACCTACCGCACGGCCTGCGAGCGGGTACACGTCCGCCCGGAGCAGGTCGCCTTCGTCGCCAATCACACCTTCGACTGCGTCGGCGCGAAGGCGTTCGGGATGCGCGCCGTGTTCGTGGATCGGCGCAAGCGGCCATTCGGCAATACCACGTACCCGCCCGACCTGATCGTGGCCGACTTCCAGGAGCTAGCCTCGCGCCTGACCGGCGCAGGCTGA
- a CDS encoding M20/M25/M40 family metallo-hydrolase, with translation MSTATGTPSQLNAVWAYVDAHQDEMLEQLKTLVRQPSISAQNVGVRECAELLAGMMRADGIETEIVPSAGQPVIIGKGVAVPGAPTILVYGHYDVQPVDPLDAWLSPPFEPTIRDGRLWGRGTGDNKGQLLAQLLAYRAWKEVAGGPPLNITFIFEGEEESGSPHLAQFCRDNRDRLAADMVYLSDGPVHESGKQTISLGVRGVLSIELEAHGTHRDYHSGHGGNLIPNPAWELVHLLASMRAADGRILIEGFEDDVRPVGKAERDAVNALPMDIPAYLEEHGIPQLAPHGETPFFDRIMFHPTVNINGFSSGYSGQGMKTIIPAKAVVKMDLRLVVDQRADDIYEKVVRHVQKHAPNVTVRRGGSMEPSRTPVDDPYVQVVARAVERTLGERPLIFPASGGSLPDYAFTRDLGLPLVKVPYANADEANHAPNENLELSRFYGSIKIAATVYEELANAHAPAR, from the coding sequence ATGAGCACAGCAACAGGCACGCCGAGCCAGCTCAATGCCGTCTGGGCCTACGTGGACGCCCACCAGGATGAGATGCTGGAGCAGTTGAAGACGCTGGTGCGTCAGCCGAGCATCAGCGCGCAGAACGTCGGCGTGCGGGAGTGCGCCGAGCTGCTGGCGGGGATGATGCGCGCCGACGGCATCGAGACCGAGATCGTACCGTCGGCCGGCCAGCCGGTCATCATCGGCAAGGGCGTGGCCGTCCCGGGCGCCCCGACCATCCTGGTCTACGGCCACTACGACGTGCAACCGGTCGATCCGCTCGACGCCTGGCTCAGCCCGCCCTTCGAGCCGACCATCCGCGACGGACGCCTCTGGGGGCGCGGCACTGGCGACAACAAGGGCCAGTTGCTCGCGCAGTTGCTGGCCTACCGCGCCTGGAAGGAGGTCGCGGGCGGCCCACCGCTCAACATCACCTTCATCTTCGAGGGCGAGGAGGAGAGCGGCAGCCCCCATCTGGCCCAGTTCTGCCGCGACAACAGGGATCGTCTGGCGGCGGACATGGTCTACCTCTCGGACGGCCCCGTCCACGAGAGCGGCAAGCAGACGATCTCGCTCGGCGTGCGCGGTGTCCTCTCCATCGAGCTGGAGGCCCACGGCACCCACCGCGACTACCACTCCGGCCACGGCGGCAACCTGATCCCCAATCCGGCCTGGGAGCTTGTCCACCTGCTGGCCTCGATGCGCGCCGCGGACGGCCGCATCCTGATCGAGGGCTTCGAGGACGACGTGCGGCCCGTCGGCAAGGCCGAGCGCGACGCCGTCAACGCCCTGCCGATGGACATCCCCGCCTACCTGGAGGAACACGGCATTCCGCAGCTCGCTCCGCACGGCGAGACGCCCTTCTTCGACCGGATCATGTTCCACCCCACGGTGAACATCAATGGCTTCAGCTCCGGCTACTCCGGCCAGGGCATGAAGACGATCATCCCGGCGAAGGCCGTGGTCAAGATGGACCTGCGGCTCGTCGTCGATCAGCGCGCCGACGACATCTACGAGAAGGTCGTCCGGCACGTCCAGAAGCACGCCCCGAACGTCACGGTGCGGCGTGGTGGCTCGATGGAGCCGTCCCGGACCCCGGTGGACGATCCGTACGTGCAGGTGGTGGCGCGGGCTGTCGAGCGGACCCTCGGCGAGCGCCCGCTGATCTTCCCGGCCAGTGGCGGCAGCCTGCCGGACTACGCCTTCACGCGTGATCTTGGGCTGCCGCTGGTGAAGGTGCCGTACGCCAACGCCGACGAGGCCAACCACGCCCCCAACGAGAATCTCGAATTGAGCCGCTTCTACGGCAGCATCAAGATCGCCGCCACCGTCTACGAGGAGCTTGCCAACGCCCACGCGCCTGCCCGGTAG
- a CDS encoding N-acetylmuramoyl-L-alanine amidase, whose translation MPSRITRRAFVGWLTRSASAGAALGLLGAGMGTAGVARAARLRPGDAPDAERTPVQEAARETGHETAPETAADADGPVRVRMADLVLEGRALRAGQADGVRLPSQGGDAWSLTAERPGGVYVTTPRQAEFPCSHVGVHWRTDGGDQAGLRVELRASRDGQAWTSWRPVLPESHGVERAGDVPGQRTFGAVHGVRLAQTFQVRLTFGEAGPEQASVSGITLTCLDSRRAAEGRPSALIPVPSQREPLALRAGLTGFLDRVVTREAWGADESLRFKDGEEVWPTAFVTPSLLVVHHTAGDHDITDPEAEVRAIYAYHAVTQGWGDIGYNLLIDSSGRVYEGRRGRDPGSRGQREIVGEGVVAGHALDYNYGSAGVALLGNYQVRQPSTATIDTLVETLTFLAFRYGIDPTTVAAYPRARSDGTVMWRDSMNAVSGHRDCLPTECPGDNVYPLLAGVRQRVEEALGGRTPGVRITRGPADRNAWPGDLVFGWEADSETAEVSTRLAGWIRMPGSDKIVPASGYTDDERPAWEPWTGQRDLSVALPPNARGVYTLFVRARSAGGEIGRTVAHWHVAVDRHAVLDDTDALRTRHEGVWTRSRAVLGYYGSGYQVAEAGQEEALFRWQLAVPEAGAYQVQASWTEGEDRSAEAVYHVSQGGQPLGEATVSQQERGGRWVTLLTAALAAGAPCVVELAGSEDGAVVADAVRLVQVPD comes from the coding sequence ATGCCGTCAAGGATCACACGCCGCGCCTTTGTGGGGTGGCTGACGCGCAGTGCGTCGGCCGGAGCGGCGCTCGGGCTGCTCGGCGCCGGGATGGGGACGGCCGGCGTCGCCAGGGCGGCAAGGCTCCGGCCGGGCGATGCGCCCGACGCCGAACGGACGCCAGTGCAAGAGGCGGCCCGCGAGACAGGACATGAGACGGCACCTGAGACGGCGGCGGATGCTGACGGGCCGGTCCGTGTGCGGATGGCCGACCTGGTGCTGGAGGGGCGAGCGTTGCGGGCCGGGCAGGCTGACGGCGTCCGGCTTCCGAGCCAGGGCGGTGATGCCTGGAGTCTGACCGCCGAGCGGCCCGGCGGCGTCTATGTGACCACGCCGCGGCAGGCGGAGTTTCCCTGCTCGCATGTGGGGGTTCACTGGCGCACAGACGGCGGCGATCAGGCTGGTTTGCGCGTGGAGCTACGCGCGAGCCGTGACGGGCAGGCCTGGACATCCTGGCGGCCGGTCCTGCCGGAGAGTCACGGCGTCGAGCGGGCTGGGGACGTCCCAGGGCAGCGCACGTTTGGGGCGGTACACGGGGTGCGGCTGGCGCAGACGTTCCAGGTGCGGTTGACGTTCGGGGAGGCCGGGCCAGAGCAGGCATCGGTGAGCGGGATCACGCTGACGTGCCTGGACAGCCGCCGGGCAGCGGAGGGGCGTCCGAGCGCCCTCATTCCGGTCCCCTCCCAGCGGGAGCCGTTGGCGCTGCGGGCGGGGTTGACGGGCTTTCTGGATCGGGTGGTGACGCGGGAGGCCTGGGGCGCTGACGAGTCGCTGCGGTTCAAGGATGGCGAGGAGGTCTGGCCGACGGCCTTCGTGACGCCGTCGCTGCTGGTGGTCCATCACACGGCTGGCGATCATGACATCACCGATCCCGAGGCCGAGGTCCGTGCGATCTACGCCTACCATGCCGTCACCCAGGGCTGGGGCGACATTGGCTACAACCTGCTGATCGACAGCAGCGGGCGCGTCTACGAGGGCCGGCGCGGGCGTGATCCAGGCAGTCGGGGCCAGCGGGAGATCGTCGGTGAGGGCGTCGTGGCGGGGCACGCGCTCGACTACAACTACGGCTCGGCTGGCGTGGCGCTGCTGGGCAACTATCAGGTGCGCCAGCCCAGCACGGCCACGATCGACACGCTGGTGGAGACGCTGACGTTCCTGGCGTTCCGCTACGGCATCGATCCGACGACGGTGGCAGCCTATCCGCGTGCTCGCAGCGACGGCACAGTGATGTGGCGCGACAGCATGAACGCGGTCTCCGGGCACCGCGACTGCCTCCCGACGGAGTGCCCTGGCGACAACGTCTATCCGCTGCTGGCTGGCGTGCGGCAGCGGGTGGAGGAGGCGCTCGGCGGGCGGACGCCGGGCGTCCGGATCACCCGTGGCCCGGCTGACCGCAACGCCTGGCCTGGCGATCTGGTCTTTGGCTGGGAAGCTGACAGCGAGACAGCCGAGGTCAGCACGCGGCTGGCCGGCTGGATCAGGATGCCCGGCTCGGACAAGATCGTCCCCGCCAGCGGCTACACCGACGACGAGCGGCCGGCCTGGGAGCCGTGGACTGGCCAACGCGATCTGAGCGTGGCGCTGCCACCCAATGCGCGAGGCGTCTACACCCTGTTCGTGCGGGCGCGGAGCGCCGGCGGCGAGATCGGGCGGACGGTGGCGCACTGGCACGTGGCCGTGGACCGTCACGCCGTGCTGGACGACACCGATGCTCTGCGGACACGCCATGAGGGTGTGTGGACGCGGAGTCGGGCGGTCCTGGGTTACTACGGCTCGGGGTATCAGGTGGCCGAGGCCGGCCAGGAGGAGGCGCTGTTCCGCTGGCAACTGGCCGTCCCCGAGGCGGGTGCGTATCAGGTACAAGCAAGCTGGACCGAGGGCGAGGATCGTTCGGCCGAGGCGGTGTACCACGTGAGCCAGGGCGGCCAGCCACTCGGCGAGGCGACGGTCAGCCAGCAGGAGCGCGGGGGCCGCTGGGTGACGCTGCTGACAGCGGCGCTTGCGGCGGGGGCGCCGTGCGTCGTGGAGCTGGCCGGCTCTGAGGATGGGGCCGTCGTGGCGGACGCGGTGCGGCTGGTGCAGGTACCGGACTGA
- a CDS encoding response regulator has product MISIAATLRVLIVEDSIDDVLLLQRELKRSGYGTAVRRVENAPALAAALDEAEWDVVLCDYVIPGLDIMDALREVQRRGLDIPFIIVSGRVGEDEAASALKAGAHDFVTKERLHRLVPSIERELRESAERARHRAAEQALRESEERYRLLVESIQDYAICLVDAAGSISSWNGGAERIFGYESAHICGSHFSRLFRVLEGTQNLPTQILDAAGRVGSYESEVWCTRADGSALLASILLTAVRTGDGDLRGYTLVCRDITEQMRIAEERMQSQKLEVIGRLAGSVAHDFNNLLTIVSGFTELLQQSIPPDETHQMYLDEITKASNQAASLTQQLLAFGRRQLLQPKVIDLNEVIGGMETMLRRLIGENLELVTQSAAAPSLVRADEVQIQQALLNLVINARDAMPVGGCVTIATSIAEEAFGSDREVIPVVTLSVSDTGQGMDEQTISRIFEPFFTTKEIGKGSGLGLATVDGIVAQSGGRIRVESQLGQGTTFTIVLPLTDDDSVSGDKSGGPTAAASGSETVLLVEDEPALRRLSRRVLAQFGYTVMEAPNGEEALKLAEAYEGPIHLVLTDVVMPRMSGSDLATHVRESHPEARILFMSGYTDDAVVQHGVQTQEVSLLRKPFTPYALAARVREVLDRVAVIAGE; this is encoded by the coding sequence ATGATCAGCATCGCTGCGACGCTCCGGGTCCTGATTGTCGAAGATTCCATTGACGATGTCCTGTTGCTGCAGCGGGAGCTGAAGCGCAGCGGGTACGGCACTGCCGTGCGCCGCGTCGAGAACGCGCCGGCGTTGGCGGCAGCCCTGGACGAGGCCGAGTGGGACGTTGTCCTGTGTGACTATGTTATTCCCGGCCTGGATATCATGGACGCGCTCCGCGAGGTGCAGAGACGCGGCCTGGATATCCCGTTCATCATCGTCTCGGGGCGTGTCGGCGAGGATGAGGCGGCCAGCGCCCTCAAGGCCGGCGCCCATGACTTCGTCACCAAGGAGCGGCTGCACCGGCTCGTGCCGTCCATCGAGCGCGAGCTTCGCGAGTCCGCCGAACGGGCGCGCCATCGTGCGGCCGAGCAGGCCCTACGCGAGAGCGAGGAGCGGTACCGGCTGCTGGTCGAGAGCATCCAGGACTACGCGATCTGCCTCGTGGACGCGGCCGGCTCGATCTCGTCCTGGAACGGCGGCGCGGAGCGCATTTTCGGATATGAAAGCGCTCACATCTGCGGCAGTCACTTCTCGCGGCTGTTCCGGGTGCTCGAGGGAACCCAGAACCTGCCAACCCAGATCCTCGACGCGGCCGGCCGTGTTGGCTCCTACGAGTCTGAGGTCTGGTGTACGCGGGCGGACGGCTCGGCGCTGCTGGCCAGCATCCTGCTGACGGCCGTCCGCACCGGCGACGGCGACCTGCGCGGCTACACGCTGGTCTGCCGGGACATCACCGAGCAGATGCGCATCGCCGAAGAGCGGATGCAGTCCCAGAAGCTCGAAGTGATCGGGCGGCTGGCCGGCAGCGTGGCGCACGACTTCAACAACCTGCTGACCATCGTCAGCGGGTTCACCGAGCTGCTGCAGCAGTCGATCCCGCCGGACGAGACCCACCAGATGTACCTGGACGAGATCACGAAGGCGTCGAATCAGGCCGCCTCGCTGACGCAGCAACTGCTGGCATTCGGTCGGCGGCAGTTGCTCCAGCCGAAGGTCATCGACCTGAACGAGGTCATCGGCGGCATGGAGACGATGCTGCGGCGGCTGATCGGCGAGAACCTGGAGCTGGTGACACAATCAGCGGCAGCGCCCAGCCTGGTGCGGGCGGACGAGGTCCAGATCCAGCAGGCGCTGCTGAACCTGGTCATCAACGCCCGCGACGCGATGCCCGTTGGCGGCTGCGTCACCATCGCCACCAGCATCGCCGAGGAGGCGTTCGGCTCGGATCGCGAGGTCATCCCCGTGGTCACGCTGTCGGTGTCGGACACCGGGCAGGGGATGGACGAGCAGACCATCTCGCGGATCTTCGAGCCGTTCTTCACGACGAAGGAGATCGGCAAGGGGTCGGGGCTGGGGCTGGCGACGGTGGATGGCATCGTGGCGCAGAGCGGGGGCCGCATCCGGGTCGAAAGCCAGCTCGGGCAGGGGACGACGTTCACCATCGTGCTGCCGCTGACGGACGACGACAGCGTCTCGGGCGACAAGTCTGGCGGCCCGACAGCAGCGGCGAGCGGCTCCGAGACGGTGCTGCTGGTGGAAGACGAGCCGGCGCTGCGGCGGCTCAGCCGCCGGGTGCTGGCCCAGTTCGGGTACACCGTCATGGAAGCGCCGAACGGCGAAGAGGCGCTCAAGCTGGCCGAAGCGTATGAGGGGCCGATCCACCTCGTGCTGACCGACGTGGTGATGCCACGCATGAGCGGCAGCGACCTGGCGACGCATGTCCGCGAGAGTCATCCAGAGGCGCGCATCCTGTTCATGAGCGGCTACACCGACGACGCGGTGGTGCAGCACGGCGTCCAGACGCAGGAAGTGTCGCTGCTGCGGAAGCCGTTCACGCCGTACGCGCTGGCCGCCCGGGTGCGCGAGGTGCTGGATCGCGTGGCAGTGATCGCAGGCGAGTAA